In Bacteroidia bacterium, one genomic interval encodes:
- the rplC gene encoding 50S ribosomal protein L3 yields MSGIIGKKIGMTSMFNAEGKNIACTVIEAGPCVVTQVKSVATDGYDAVQLAFDDKKEKHTTKALQGHFKKSNSSFKRKVVEFKGFTTEVKLGDVIKVDICPEGEFCDVVGTSKGKGFQGVIKRHNFAGVGGATHGQHNRLRAPGSMGASSFPSRVLPGKRLTGHMGDEQVKIQNLQILKVMPEHNILIIKGAVPGAKGSYIKVEF; encoded by the coding sequence ATGTCCGGAATAATAGGAAAGAAAATAGGAATGACCAGCATGTTTAATGCTGAGGGTAAAAACATTGCTTGCACAGTAATTGAAGCAGGACCATGTGTTGTAACCCAGGTTAAATCAGTAGCAACTGATGGCTATGATGCCGTACAGTTAGCTTTTGATGACAAAAAAGAAAAGCATACAACAAAAGCGCTGCAAGGTCATTTTAAGAAATCAAACAGCTCATTTAAGCGCAAGGTAGTAGAGTTTAAAGGCTTTACTACAGAGGTAAAACTTGGAGATGTTATCAAAGTTGATATCTGTCCCGAAGGCGAATTTTGCGATGTGGTTGGAACCTCAAAAGGTAAAGGTTTTCAGGGTGTTATTAAACGACACAACTTTGCCGGTGTGGGAGGTGCAACGCACGGTCAGCACAACAGATTGAGAGCCCCCGGTTCTATGGGAGCATCATCGTTTCCTTCTCGTGTACTTCCGGGAAAGAGGCTAACTGGTCACATGGGCGATGAACAGGTGAAGATTCAAAATCTGCAAATTTTAAAAGTTATGCCTGAGCATAATATTTTAATCATAAAAGGCGCTGTACCAGGTGCTAAAGGTTCATATATTAAAGTAGAATTTTAA
- the rpsJ gene encoding 30S ribosomal protein S10 — MNQRIRIKLKSYDYNLVDKSAEKIVKTVKTTGAVISGPIPLPTEKKIYTVLRSPHVNKKAREQFQLCSYKRLLDIYSSTSKTVDALMKLELPSGVEVEIKV, encoded by the coding sequence ATGAATCAGCGAATCCGAATAAAGCTCAAATCTTACGATTACAATCTCGTTGACAAGTCAGCAGAGAAAATCGTAAAAACCGTTAAGACTACGGGAGCAGTGATCAGCGGACCCATTCCTCTTCCGACTGAGAAGAAGATTTATACAGTACTTCGCTCGCCACACGTAAATAAAAAGGCAAGAGAACAGTTTCAGTTATGCTCTTATAAGCGCTTGTTGGATATATACAGCTCAACCTCCAAAACTGTTGATGCGCTCATGAAACTGGAGTTACCAAGTGGTGTTGAGGTTGAAATAAAAGTATAG
- the fusA gene encoding elongation factor G — protein sequence MANDLRYTRNIGIAAHIDAGKTTTTERILYYTGVNHKLGEVHDGAATMDWMVQEQERGITITSAATTCFWNYRNNKYKVNIIDTPGHVDFTVEVNRSLRILDGLVFLFSAVDGVEPQSETNWRLANNYNVTRLCFVNKMDRAGADFLNVVKQVREMLGGNAVPLQLPIGAEEHFKGVVDLINFKGIVWNEHDQGMTFTEVPIPAEILDEAKELREKLLESIAEFDDKLMEKYFDDPNSITEREILDALRKSCIAGKVVPMVCGSSFKNKGVQTMLDLVMELLPSPVDKDNITGTNPDNGEPVSRKPDVKEPFTALAFKIATDPFVGRLAYFRAYAGRLESGSYVLNSRSGNKERISRIFQMHANKQNQIPFIEAGDIGAAVGFKDIKTGDTLCAENAPIVLEAMQFPEAVIGLAIEPKTQVDTEKLGTALSKLAEEDPTFRVKTDEETGQTIISGMGELHLEIIVDRLKREFKVECNQGAPEVSYKEAITGNVSHREVYKKQTGGRGKFADIQFTLGPVDEDFDPVANKSSLQFVNQITGGNIPKEFIPSIEKGFKAAMVNGVLAGYPLSSLKVVLTDGSFHAVDSDALSFEIAAKLAYKDACAKAKPILLEPIMKVEVVTPDEYMGDVMGDLNRRRGQMEGMDTRAGAQVIKAKVPLSEMFGYVTTLRTITSGRASSSMEFSHYTECPRAIAEEVIAKVKGKLEKA from the coding sequence ATGGCAAACGATTTAAGATATACAAGAAATATTGGTATTGCTGCACACATTGATGCAGGTAAGACTACTACAACAGAGCGTATCCTTTACTATACAGGTGTAAACCATAAGTTAGGCGAGGTTCACGATGGTGCTGCTACTATGGACTGGATGGTTCAGGAGCAGGAGCGTGGTATTACCATTACATCAGCGGCAACTACCTGCTTTTGGAATTACCGTAACAATAAATATAAAGTAAACATTATTGATACTCCCGGACACGTTGACTTTACCGTTGAGGTAAATCGTTCACTACGTATTCTGGATGGTTTGGTATTCTTGTTTTCTGCTGTTGATGGTGTTGAACCTCAATCAGAAACAAACTGGCGCTTAGCGAATAACTATAACGTTACAAGACTTTGTTTTGTTAACAAAATGGACCGTGCCGGTGCCGACTTTTTAAATGTGGTTAAGCAGGTTCGTGAAATGCTTGGCGGTAATGCCGTGCCATTGCAATTGCCAATTGGTGCAGAAGAGCACTTTAAAGGTGTGGTTGATTTGATAAACTTTAAAGGTATTGTTTGGAATGAGCACGATCAGGGGATGACATTTACAGAAGTTCCTATTCCTGCCGAAATATTGGACGAAGCAAAAGAACTCAGAGAAAAGCTTCTTGAGTCAATTGCCGAGTTTGATGATAAGTTAATGGAGAAGTATTTCGATGACCCAAATAGTATTACAGAGCGCGAAATTCTTGATGCATTAAGAAAATCATGTATTGCAGGAAAAGTTGTTCCAATGGTTTGTGGATCATCCTTTAAGAATAAAGGTGTTCAAACAATGCTTGACTTGGTAATGGAATTATTACCTAGTCCTGTTGATAAAGATAATATTACCGGAACAAATCCCGATAATGGCGAGCCTGTAAGCCGTAAACCTGATGTAAAAGAGCCTTTCACAGCATTGGCATTTAAGATTGCTACAGATCCTTTCGTAGGTCGTTTGGCATATTTCCGTGCTTATGCCGGACGTTTGGAGTCAGGTTCCTATGTGCTAAATTCTCGTTCAGGTAATAAAGAACGTATTTCTCGTATCTTCCAGATGCATGCCAATAAACAAAACCAGATTCCTTTTATCGAGGCCGGTGATATTGGTGCAGCAGTAGGATTTAAAGATATTAAAACCGGTGATACCCTTTGTGCAGAAAATGCACCAATTGTACTTGAAGCAATGCAATTTCCTGAAGCAGTTATCGGTTTGGCTATTGAACCAAAAACTCAGGTTGACACTGAGAAGTTAGGAACTGCATTGAGTAAATTAGCTGAAGAGGATCCAACGTTCCGTGTAAAAACTGACGAAGAGACAGGTCAGACAATCATCAGTGGTATGGGTGAACTTCACCTCGAAATTATTGTTGACCGTCTGAAAAGAGAATTTAAAGTAGAATGTAATCAGGGTGCACCAGAGGTTTCTTATAAAGAAGCAATTACGGGTAATGTATCACATCGTGAGGTTTACAAAAAGCAAACCGGTGGTCGTGGTAAGTTTGCCGATATACAGTTTACTTTAGGTCCTGTTGATGAAGATTTTGATCCGGTAGCTAACAAATCAAGCCTTCAGTTTGTGAACCAAATTACAGGTGGTAACATTCCAAAGGAGTTTATCCCATCAATCGAAAAAGGATTCAAAGCCGCTATGGTAAATGGTGTTCTTGCCGGTTATCCGTTAAGCAGCCTTAAAGTAGTTTTAACAGATGGTTCATTCCACGCTGTTGACTCTGATGCATTATCATTTGAAATTGCAGCCAAACTTGCTTATAAAGATGCTTGTGCAAAAGCAAAACCAATATTGCTTGAGCCAATCATGAAAGTAGAAGTAGTTACGCCTGATGAATACATGGGAGATGTTATGGGCGACCTTAACAGAAGACGTGGACAGATGGAAGGTATGGACACCCGTGCAGGAGCACAGGTTATCAAAGCAAAAGTTCCGCTTTCTGAAATGTTTGGATATGTAACAACGTTGCGTACCATCACTTCAGGCCGTGCTTCATCAAGTATGGAGTTCTCTCACTATACAGAGTGTCCTCGTGCCATTGCCGAAGAAGTAATTGCCAAGGTAAAAGGTAAATTAGAAAAAGCATAA
- the rpsG gene encoding 30S ribosomal protein S7, with protein MRKSKPKKRILLPDPRYNDQQVTRFVNGMMESGKKGTAYQIFYDALEKVTEKTQEDGLEQWRKALNNVMPLVEVRSRRVGGATFQIPSEVRPTRRTALGIKWLVGYARSRNEKSMSDRLAGEIIAAAKGEGAAVKKKDDTHRMAEANKAFSHFKV; from the coding sequence ATGAGAAAGTCGAAACCCAAGAAAAGGATTTTATTGCCTGATCCAAGATATAATGATCAACAGGTAACACGTTTCGTAAATGGTATGATGGAGTCCGGTAAAAAAGGAACTGCCTATCAGATTTTTTATGATGCTTTAGAAAAGGTTACTGAAAAAACACAGGAGGACGGATTGGAGCAATGGAGAAAAGCATTAAATAATGTGATGCCATTGGTAGAGGTTCGCAGCCGCAGGGTTGGTGGAGCTACATTTCAGATACCATCAGAAGTTCGTCCTACACGCAGAACGGCATTGGGCATTAAGTGGCTGGTAGGATATGCACGCTCACGTAATGAGAAGTCTATGTCTGACCGCTTGGCCGGAGAAATAATAGCAGCAGCAAAAGGCGAAGGAGCAGCAGTTAAGAAGAAAGATGATACACACCGTATGGCTGAAGCGAACAAAGCATTCTCACATTTTAAAGTATAA
- the rpsL gene encoding 30S ribosomal protein S12, producing the protein MPTIQQLIRIGRSKIEDKSKSPALTSCPQRRGVCTRVYTTTPKKPNSALRKVARVRLTNKFEVTAYIPGEGHNLQEHSIVLIRGGRVKDLPGVRYHIVRGALDTSGVEGRNQRRSKYGTKKPKAGAPAAKK; encoded by the coding sequence ATGCCTACAATACAACAATTAATACGCATAGGCCGCTCTAAAATTGAGGACAAAAGCAAGTCCCCGGCCTTAACATCCTGCCCCCAGAGAAGAGGGGTTTGTACACGTGTTTACACAACAACACCCAAAAAGCCAAACTCTGCATTACGCAAGGTGGCCCGTGTACGTTTAACCAACAAATTTGAAGTAACAGCATATATTCCCGGAGAAGGTCACAATCTCCAGGAGCACTCTATTGTATTAATCCGTGGCGGCAGGGTAAAAGACCTTCCCGGAGTTAGATACCATATTGTGCGTGGTGCATTAGATACCTCAGGTGTAGAAGGACGTAATCAGCGCAGAAGTAAATACGGAACCAAGAAGCCTAAAGCCGGTGCCCCTGCAGCTAAAAAATAA
- a CDS encoding T9SS type A sorting domain-containing protein, with translation MKKAILSLHILFIFNLAHAQNFLNGNFENTTANCQINTTNNSFNGFMTNCYGFGSDGLDILTNSCGYGTAQNGNYFIAIACHFPIALEAFSLALNSPLISGQTYTLSFWNIKSSSWNPNKLKIGYSADSLSFGTLIDTVPVPGITWTYQSLTFSPINNSSFITVAVADSILSWNYIDNFTLNNITGVNSLDDFQSIIAIYPNPFISNIDVTIQKQSMKYVSITIQNILAQTVFSEQDNLAITRTIDLNGQPNGMYFVVLTIDGKRITRRILKQ, from the coding sequence ATGAAAAAAGCAATTCTTTCACTACACATTTTGTTTATTTTCAATTTAGCCCACGCTCAGAATTTCTTGAATGGTAATTTTGAAAATACAACAGCAAATTGTCAGATTAATACTACCAATAACAGTTTTAATGGATTCATGACTAATTGTTACGGCTTCGGTTCTGACGGTCTTGATATTCTTACTAATAGTTGCGGATATGGAACAGCACAAAATGGAAATTATTTTATTGCAATCGCTTGCCACTTTCCAATAGCACTTGAAGCCTTTTCTTTAGCGTTAAATTCACCTCTAATTAGTGGTCAAACGTATACTCTTTCTTTCTGGAATATAAAATCTTCATCTTGGAACCCAAACAAATTAAAGATTGGATACTCAGCCGATAGTTTATCATTTGGCACACTAATAGATACGGTTCCAGTCCCTGGTATTACATGGACTTATCAATCATTGACTTTTTCTCCCATTAATAATAGTTCCTTCATAACAGTTGCAGTAGCCGATTCTATTCTCAGCTGGAACTATATTGACAATTTCACATTGAATAATATCACTGGAGTAAATTCACTAGATGATTTTCAATCAATAATTGCTATTTACCCCAACCCATTCATATCTAACATTGATGTAACAATTCAGAAACAAAGCATGAAATATGTTTCCATCACTATTCAGAATATTTTAGCTCAAACTGTATTTAGTGAACAAGATAATCTTGCAATCACAAGAACCATTGACTTGAATGGGCAACCAAACGGGATGTATTTTGTTGTCTTGACAATTGACGGAAAACGAATCACGAGAAGAATATTGAAGCAATGA
- a CDS encoding DUF975 family protein: MKTENVVLMQMARESLKGKWGLAIGTFVVYLLISVVLQMITIVGPIASLIISGPFALGLAVFGLSISRNQDAKLEQIFQGFSNFGTALGAYLLIILFFLLWMILLIIPGIIAAISYSMTFYILADDNSIGAMDAIDKSKKMMDGYKWKYFCLCLRFLGWALLCILTLGIGLLWLMPYMQVTMAKFYDDVKANSLTTENI; encoded by the coding sequence ATGAAAACTGAAAATGTTGTTTTAATGCAAATGGCGAGAGAATCTCTAAAAGGTAAATGGGGCTTAGCCATTGGAACATTTGTGGTATATTTATTAATCTCTGTGGTTTTACAAATGATAACAATTGTTGGACCAATTGCATCATTAATAATTTCTGGTCCATTTGCTTTAGGTCTTGCCGTTTTTGGGTTATCCATTTCAAGAAACCAAGACGCTAAACTGGAACAAATATTTCAAGGCTTTAGTAATTTTGGAACTGCATTAGGTGCTTATCTATTAATAATTCTTTTCTTTTTATTATGGATGATTTTACTTATAATACCCGGTATTATTGCTGCCATATCTTATTCTATGACCTTCTACATTTTAGCTGATGACAATTCAATTGGTGCTATGGATGCAATAGATAAAAGTAAAAAGATGATGGATGGTTACAAATGGAAGTATTTTTGTCTATGTCTGAGATTTTTAGGTTGGGCATTGCTTTGTATTCTGACATTAGGAATAGGCCTTCTATGGCTTATGCCGTATATGCAAGTTACTATGGCAAAATTTTATGATGACGTAAAAGCAAACTCATTAACAACTGAAAACATATAA
- a CDS encoding type II toxin-antitoxin system RelE/ParE family toxin — protein MNEKKKYRTITFYKDYFQTFFNKQNKKVKAKIVWTFDLVEDLERVPETYLKHIENTEGLYEIRVQLGSDIFRIFCFFDKGQLVVLANGLQKKTQKIPKKEIEMAIKIKTEYENEK, from the coding sequence GTGAACGAAAAAAAGAAATATAGAACAATAACCTTTTACAAAGACTATTTTCAAACTTTTTTTAACAAGCAAAACAAGAAAGTAAAAGCGAAAATAGTTTGGACATTTGATTTGGTAGAAGATTTAGAAAGAGTTCCAGAAACGTATCTAAAGCATATAGAAAATACGGAAGGACTTTACGAAATTCGAGTACAATTAGGAAGTGATATTTTTCGTATTTTCTGTTTTTTCGACAAAGGACAATTAGTGGTTTTGGCTAATGGTCTTCAGAAGAAAACTCAAAAGATACCAAAAAAGGAAATTGAAATGGCAATTAAAATAAAAACAGAATATGAAAACGAAAAATAA
- a CDS encoding helix-turn-helix transcriptional regulator: MKTKNKNLMTLEDFKEKNYGKRGTKKRDELEAGYENFKIGVMLQQARLEKGLTQEELANRVGTTKSYISKIENNIKEARISTLQKIVELGFGGHLDLSIRLK, from the coding sequence ATGAAAACGAAAAATAAAAATTTGATGACACTTGAAGATTTTAAAGAAAAAAACTACGGCAAACGTGGAACGAAAAAACGTGATGAATTGGAAGCTGGGTACGAAAACTTTAAAATCGGAGTAATGCTTCAACAAGCAAGACTTGAAAAAGGCTTAACACAAGAAGAGCTTGCAAACAGAGTTGGTACGACCAAGTCGTATATTTCAAAAATAGAGAACAACATAAAAGAAGCTCGGATTTCGACACTTCAAAAAATAGTTGAACTCGGATTTGGAGGGCATTTGGATTTATCAATAAGACTAAAATGA
- a CDS encoding type II toxin-antitoxin system RelE/ParE family toxin, with protein sequence MYFIEKTAEFDKWLKKLKDLVAKAKILFRIQKLETEEHFGDCKPVGDGISELKINYAKGYRIYFKEKNGKIIVLLIGGDKSTQQKDIEKAKDIWSKLKK encoded by the coding sequence ATGTACTTTATTGAGAAAACGGCAGAATTTGATAAATGGTTGAAAAAATTAAAAGATTTAGTAGCAAAAGCAAAGATTTTGTTCCGAATCCAAAAATTGGAAACCGAAGAACATTTTGGAGATTGCAAACCTGTTGGTGACGGAATTAGTGAATTGAAAATCAACTATGCAAAAGGTTATCGAATCTACTTCAAGGAAAAAAATGGAAAAATTATCGTTCTCTTGATTGGTGGAGATAAATCAACCCAACAAAAAGACATAGAAAAAGCGAAAGATATTTGGAGTAAACTTAAAAAGTAA
- a CDS encoding addiction module antidote protein, with protein METTKFDISDYLESNEMIAEYLNEVLKDGNDAQIITAIGNIAKAIGMTKIAEETGLSRPSLYKALSDGAKPQFATIMKVLKAIGGQIQINPAHI; from the coding sequence ATGGAAACAACAAAATTTGACATATCGGACTATTTAGAAAGCAACGAAATGATTGCTGAATACCTTAATGAAGTTTTGAAAGATGGAAATGATGCTCAAATTATAACTGCAATCGGAAACATTGCAAAAGCTATCGGAATGACTAAAATAGCGGAAGAAACCGGACTTAGCCGACCAAGTTTATATAAAGCATTGTCTGATGGAGCAAAGCCGCAATTTGCAACAATAATGAAAGTTTTAAAAGCCATTGGAGGACAAATACAGATTAATCCAGCACATATATAA
- a CDS encoding DnaB-like helicase C-terminal domain-containing protein codes for MNQEIKNKIENLVGNQNIDERELLASLKQIVYESELQNSVARESKSIADLVSKNINQLQAETHPGNAIKTGFTEFDRMFGGFGLGELVVIGARPSMGKTQLLVNLSLNISTTIPVLYFTLDLSEFLLASRFISSLSGIAVNKILQHELTEEQKNNLSAISNEFGKHKIFVNDSCNNSFTALKAHCQKQIAENGVKVIVVDYLQMMSSNKYRNNRELEISYISRELKNIAKDLNVCVIASSQLSRAVESRGGSKHPQLSDLRESGAIEQDADKVIFIYRPEYYGLECDEDGNSTAGLTKLILAKNRNGSLGTVKLLRDANFTNYRNFDGFKNEFTFSKSRLEELEEPF; via the coding sequence ATGAATCAGGAAATAAAAAATAAAATTGAAAATCTTGTCGGCAATCAAAATATTGACGAAAGAGAGTTGCTTGCTTCATTGAAGCAGATAGTTTATGAATCGGAATTGCAAAACAGTGTTGCTAGAGAATCAAAAAGTATTGCCGACCTTGTTTCTAAGAACATAAATCAGTTACAAGCAGAAACGCATCCGGGCAATGCAATCAAAACAGGATTCACAGAATTTGATAGAATGTTTGGCGGTTTTGGCTTGGGAGAGTTAGTTGTAATTGGAGCAAGACCTTCAATGGGAAAAACCCAATTGCTTGTAAATCTGTCTCTCAATATTTCTACAACTATTCCAGTTCTGTATTTCACTCTTGATTTATCTGAATTTTTATTAGCAAGCCGTTTCATTTCTTCACTTTCAGGAATTGCAGTCAATAAAATTTTGCAACACGAACTAACAGAAGAACAGAAAAATAATTTATCTGCAATTTCAAATGAGTTTGGCAAACACAAAATATTTGTGAACGACAGTTGCAATAATTCTTTCACAGCATTGAAAGCCCATTGCCAAAAACAGATTGCTGAAAATGGAGTGAAAGTGATTGTTGTTGATTACTTGCAAATGATGAGTTCAAATAAGTACCGTAACAACCGGGAACTTGAAATCAGTTACATCAGTAGGGAATTAAAGAACATTGCCAAGGACTTAAATGTTTGTGTAATTGCTTCCAGTCAATTGAGCAGAGCAGTTGAATCAAGAGGCGGTTCAAAGCATCCGCAACTTTCTGACCTGCGAGAAAGCGGAGCAATTGAACAAGATGCGGACAAAGTGATTTTCATTTACCGACCCGAATATTACGGACTTGAATGTGATGAAGACGGTAACAGCACAGCGGGATTAACAAAACTTATTTTGGCTAAGAATAGAAACGGAAGTTTAGGAACAGTAAAACTTTTGCGTGATGCAAACTTTACCAACTACAGAAACTTTGACGGTTTCAAAAACGAATTTACATTTTCAAAAAGCAGATTAGAAGAATTAGAAGAACCATTTTAA